A window of the Candidatus Methylomirabilota bacterium genome harbors these coding sequences:
- the tkt gene encoding transketolase encodes MTSGATLDELAINTIRFLSVDAVQQANSGHPGLPMGAAAMAYVLWTRHLRHNPTNPEWPDRDRFVLSAGHGSMLLYALLHLTGYALPLDQIKRFRQWGSLTPGHPERDLTPGVEATTGPLGQGLGNAVGMAIAEAHLAARFNRPGHEIVNHRTYVIASDGDMMEGVQSEACSLAGDLKLGKLIVLYDDNGITLSGTTSLTFQEDVGARFSAYGWHVQRVGDGNDLMSVEAALREALRVADRPSLLMVRTIIGFGAPLKQGTFHAHGSPLGPEEVRAAKQNLGWPVESAFLIPDEARAHFRSAVERGVRWEEEWRHRLEAYVATFPDLASELTRRQAGDLPPRWDDDLPIFVSDPKGLATRKASEATLQALAVRLPELVGGSADLDPSTLTGLKGQGDFAPPSMSEEGVQGAVGGVWSPAGRNVHFGVREHGMGAIVNGLAYHGGFVPYGSTFLVFSDYMRPAVRLSALSRLGSIWVYTHDSIGLGEDGPTHQPIEHFLALRAIPDLLFIRPSDANETVWAWRVAIENRHRPTALALTRQAVPTLDRSIYASAEGLTRGAYVLNGHTEASRRPDLILIATGSEVQLIVAAGETLAAKGVEARLVSMPCWKLFEEQTPEYRESVLPASVTARLAVEAGRSLGWERWVGTAGATISLDRFGASAPGEVVMREFGFTTDQVVRAAEALLIGHARPQEANVP; translated from the coding sequence ATGACGTCCGGGGCGACGCTCGACGAGCTGGCAATCAACACCATCCGGTTCCTGTCCGTGGACGCCGTGCAGCAAGCCAATTCCGGACACCCGGGTCTACCGATGGGCGCAGCGGCCATGGCGTACGTCTTGTGGACGCGGCACTTACGGCACAATCCGACCAATCCGGAGTGGCCGGACCGCGACCGGTTCGTCCTCTCGGCCGGGCACGGCTCGATGCTCCTGTACGCGCTCCTCCATCTGACCGGCTATGCCCTGCCGCTCGATCAGATCAAGCGGTTCCGACAGTGGGGCAGCCTGACCCCAGGTCATCCGGAGCGCGACCTGACGCCTGGCGTCGAAGCCACTACCGGCCCTCTCGGACAGGGGCTCGGCAACGCGGTGGGCATGGCCATCGCCGAGGCACATCTGGCTGCGCGCTTCAACCGGCCCGGACACGAGATCGTCAACCACCGCACCTACGTCATCGCGAGCGATGGCGACATGATGGAGGGAGTCCAGTCCGAGGCCTGTTCGCTCGCCGGCGACCTCAAGCTCGGCAAGCTGATCGTCCTCTACGACGACAATGGCATCACGCTCTCGGGCACGACCTCGTTGACCTTCCAAGAAGACGTGGGCGCGCGATTCTCCGCCTACGGCTGGCACGTGCAGCGCGTCGGAGACGGCAATGACCTGATGTCGGTTGAGGCCGCGCTCCGGGAGGCCTTGCGGGTCGCCGACCGGCCGTCGCTGCTCATGGTGCGGACCATCATCGGGTTCGGGGCTCCGCTCAAGCAGGGGACCTTCCACGCCCACGGCTCTCCGCTGGGCCCGGAGGAGGTGCGGGCCGCCAAGCAGAACCTGGGCTGGCCGGTCGAGTCCGCGTTCCTCATTCCCGACGAGGCGCGGGCGCACTTCCGCTCGGCGGTCGAGCGCGGTGTGCGATGGGAAGAAGAATGGCGCCATCGCCTCGAGGCGTATGTGGCGACCTTTCCAGATCTCGCATCGGAGCTGACCCGCCGGCAGGCCGGCGACTTGCCGCCCAGGTGGGACGACGACCTGCCCATCTTCGTCTCGGACCCGAAAGGCCTCGCCACCCGCAAGGCGTCCGAAGCTACGCTGCAGGCGCTCGCCGTCAGACTGCCTGAGCTCGTGGGCGGATCGGCGGATCTCGACCCGTCCACGCTCACGGGACTCAAGGGTCAGGGGGACTTCGCGCCCCCGTCGATGTCCGAGGAGGGCGTGCAGGGAGCGGTCGGAGGCGTCTGGAGTCCCGCCGGGCGCAATGTCCACTTCGGGGTGCGAGAGCATGGCATGGGCGCCATCGTGAACGGATTGGCGTATCACGGCGGCTTCGTCCCGTATGGGTCGACGTTTCTGGTCTTCTCCGACTACATGCGCCCGGCGGTACGGCTGTCCGCGCTGTCGCGTCTGGGGTCGATCTGGGTGTACACGCATGACAGCATCGGCCTGGGGGAAGACGGTCCCACTCACCAGCCGATCGAGCATTTCCTGGCGCTTCGGGCCATCCCCGACCTGCTCTTCATCCGGCCGTCGGACGCGAACGAAACGGTGTGGGCGTGGCGAGTCGCCATCGAGAATCGCCACCGGCCCACCGCGCTCGCGCTCACTCGTCAGGCCGTACCGACGCTGGATCGCTCGATCTATGCGTCGGCCGAAGGGCTTACTCGCGGAGCCTATGTGCTCAATGGGCACACCGAAGCGTCACGCCGGCCGGACCTCATCCTGATCGCGACGGGCTCCGAAGTCCAGCTCATCGTCGCCGCCGGCGAAACCCTGGCGGCGAAGGGGGTCGAGGCACGGCTGGTGTCGATGCCTTGCTGGAAACTGTTCGAGGAGCAGACGCCGGAGTACCGGGAGAGTGTGCTGCCCGCCTCGGTCACCGCACGGCTCGCCGTCGAGGCCGGGCGCTCCCTGGGCTGGGAACGCTGGGTGGGCACGGCCGGCGCCACCATCTCGCTGGACCGGTTCGGAGCCTCGGCGCCGGGTGAGGTGGTGATGCGGGAGTTCGGATTCACCACGGATCAGGTCGTGCGTGCGGCGGAAGCGCTGCTCATTGGGCACGCGAGGCCTCAGGAGGCCAACGTCCCATAA
- a CDS encoding FAD-dependent oxidoreductase, producing the protein MTTEVKWPVYSLKLESRAEVAERTLEFHFAKPSGMTFKSGQFMDLTLIDPPETDAEGNTRGFSINNAPDDPELMFTTRLRDTAFKRVLRSMPLGTELKVEGPFGNLTLHNNASRPAVLLAGGIGITPFRSMVRRAAHESLPHRIFLFYANRRPEDAPFLDEMRGLERTNPRFTFVPTMTRMAGSHLPWKGDTGYLNRDTLSRYLRDDAGGASPGNVLAGPIYYIAGPPRMVAGLRTMLNNAGIDDDDVRTEEFTGY; encoded by the coding sequence ATGACGACCGAAGTCAAGTGGCCGGTCTATTCGCTGAAGCTGGAGAGTCGAGCCGAAGTGGCCGAACGCACCTTGGAGTTTCACTTCGCGAAGCCGTCGGGGATGACGTTCAAGTCGGGGCAGTTCATGGATCTCACCCTGATCGATCCTCCTGAAACGGATGCCGAGGGAAACACGCGAGGCTTCTCGATCAACAACGCGCCGGACGACCCCGAGTTGATGTTCACCACTCGCCTGCGTGATACCGCCTTCAAGCGCGTGCTGCGGTCGATGCCGCTCGGAACGGAGCTCAAGGTCGAGGGGCCGTTCGGAAACCTCACGCTGCACAACAACGCCAGCCGCCCTGCGGTCCTGCTGGCTGGCGGAATCGGCATTACCCCGTTTCGAAGCATGGTGCGCCGGGCGGCACACGAGAGCTTGCCGCACCGGATCTTTCTCTTCTATGCCAACCGACGTCCGGAGGATGCGCCGTTTCTGGACGAAATGCGCGGTCTGGAGCGGACAAACCCGAGGTTCACGTTCGTCCCGACAATGACTCGGATGGCCGGCTCGCACCTGCCCTGGAAGGGAGACACCGGCTACCTCAATCGCGACACTCTCTCGAGGTACCTGAGAGACGATGCGGGAGGGGCGTCGCCCGGAAACGTTCTCGCTGGACCGATCTACTACATTGCCGGCCCGCCGCGGATGGTCGCAGGTCTTCGGACGATGCTGAACAATGCTGGCATCGATGATGATGATGTCCGGACGGAGGAGTTCACTGGCTATTGA
- a CDS encoding AlkA N-terminal domain-containing protein encodes MKAESQETQLSTRAPFHLEATVRVLQRRPTNLVEVWEQGRYVRVLRTSEDLTLVEVENRGTIDEPDVRYSLRHGNPSTATRRQLARTLRKVLGLDVDAGPPQRLVEADRRLRPVALALRGMRPPRFAEWFETFVNVVPFQQLSLEAGLAIVGRLVERFGEQLEQSGRRFHVPPTARAVAVARLEALRKCGLSSRKAESLRYLARAIESGELAEDKISGMKTDDALRALVELPGIGPWSASLVLLRGLGRLDVFPPGDVGAARGLGALMHLRPGASLTRRVERLGAYRGYLYFYALGGSLLRKDLIQAASSSR; translated from the coding sequence TTGAAAGCGGAATCGCAGGAGACGCAGCTCAGCACCCGAGCCCCGTTTCATCTCGAGGCCACCGTCCGCGTGCTGCAACGCCGGCCGACGAACCTGGTCGAGGTCTGGGAACAGGGCCGCTACGTACGGGTGCTGAGGACGTCGGAGGATCTCACGTTGGTCGAGGTGGAGAACCGCGGGACGATTGATGAGCCTGATGTGCGCTACTCCTTGCGCCACGGCAACCCTTCCACCGCGACGCGGCGTCAGCTTGCACGGACCCTACGGAAGGTGCTGGGCCTCGACGTGGATGCGGGCCCCCCGCAACGGCTCGTGGAGGCGGACCGCAGGCTCCGACCCGTCGCGCTGGCCTTACGCGGCATGCGGCCTCCGCGGTTTGCCGAATGGTTCGAGACGTTCGTCAACGTGGTGCCGTTCCAGCAGCTGAGCCTGGAGGCGGGTCTGGCCATCGTGGGGCGACTCGTCGAGCGATTTGGCGAGCAGCTCGAACAGAGCGGCCGCCGCTTCCATGTGCCTCCTACGGCTCGAGCTGTCGCCGTGGCGCGCCTCGAAGCGCTGCGGAAGTGCGGCCTGAGCTCTCGGAAGGCCGAGTCGCTTCGCTACCTGGCCCGAGCGATCGAGTCGGGCGAGCTGGCCGAAGACAAGATCTCCGGCATGAAGACGGACGATGCACTCAGAGCGCTCGTCGAGTTGCCGGGCATCGGCCCCTGGAGCGCCAGCCTGGTCCTGCTGCGCGGTCTCGGTCGCCTCGACGTATTTCCCCCGGGCGATGTCGGCGCCGCGCGCGGGCTCGGCGCGCTGATGCACCTTCGGCCGGGGGCATCGCTCACCCGTCGCGTCGAGCGCTTGGGCGCGTACCGAGGCTACCTGTACTTCTACGCCCTGGGCGGCAGCCTCCTGAGGAAAGATCTCATTCAAGCCGCGTCTTCATCGCGATGA
- a CDS encoding CDGSH iron-sulfur domain-containing protein: MTVSDGVSASLWRERCDKETSMARLVKHDRQGPYKLDRDGETLWICGCGLSLDKPFCDATHLKTRDEEEGALYV, from the coding sequence ATGACGGTGAGCGACGGCGTTTCCGCGTCACTATGGCGAGAGCGATGCGACAAGGAGACATCCATGGCTCGACTAGTCAAGCATGACCGTCAGGGTCCGTACAAGCTCGACCGTGACGGTGAAACGCTCTGGATTTGCGGCTGCGGCCTCTCCCTCGATAAGCCGTTCTGCGATGCTACTCACCTGAAGACCCGAGATGAGGAGGAAGGGGCACTCTACGTGTAA
- a CDS encoding DUF2630 family protein — protein sequence MADQETDGPVRKHIERLVKEQQQIYGQKTLSDADRQHLKGIAVELDQCWDLLRQRQALREFGLDPDQARIRPSEIVEKYES from the coding sequence ATGGCGGACCAGGAGACCGATGGACCGGTGCGCAAGCACATCGAACGACTCGTGAAGGAGCAGCAGCAGATCTACGGACAGAAGACGCTCTCGGACGCTGACCGCCAGCACCTGAAGGGCATCGCGGTCGAGCTCGATCAGTGCTGGGATCTCTTACGTCAACGTCAGGCGCTCCGGGAGTTTGGTCTCGACCCAGACCAAGCACGGATCCGGCCGTCCGAAATCGTCGAGAAGTACGAGTCGTGA
- a CDS encoding LLM class flavin-dependent oxidoreductase — translation MRIGVLLSARFTDAGDYLADARALDAAGVDSLWLPDDGFDPWLVLAGIATVTGRARLAISVSARDADASDALARRRDTLDRLSRGRVLTAVVAAGEPTGTEALIARVRRGGPGPVLLEALGGGHAVVGARLADGLVAGVESAQCHAAFDQARDRRRRDRLTAPFELWTRGPAPDGREHWRSLLAAATAVGATGLIVAAGPRLLDLLRNADEDDDRSDLTLAQG, via the coding sequence ATGAGGATCGGCGTCCTGCTATCTGCCCGCTTCACCGATGCCGGCGACTACCTGGCCGACGCCCGGGCGCTCGACGCCGCCGGGGTGGATTCGCTGTGGCTGCCCGACGACGGCTTCGACCCATGGCTGGTGCTCGCCGGCATCGCGACGGTCACCGGCCGTGCTCGGCTGGCCATCTCGGTCTCGGCTCGTGACGCGGATGCCTCCGACGCGCTCGCGCGGCGGAGGGACACGCTCGACCGGCTCTCCCGCGGGCGCGTGCTCACAGCGGTCGTCGCCGCGGGCGAGCCGACCGGAACCGAGGCGCTGATCGCCCGCGTTCGCCGCGGCGGGCCGGGGCCGGTACTGCTCGAGGCCCTTGGCGGCGGGCACGCGGTGGTGGGAGCCCGGCTCGCCGACGGCCTGGTCGCCGGCGTCGAGTCCGCGCAGTGCCATGCCGCGTTCGACCAGGCACGCGACCGTCGCCGGCGCGACCGGCTGACCGCGCCGTTCGAGCTCTGGACGCGGGGCCCGGCACCCGACGGCCGGGAGCACTGGCGGAGCCTGCTCGCCGCCGCCACCGCGGTCGGCGCCACCGGCCTGATCGTTGCCGCCGGTCCCAGGCTCCTCGATCTCCTGCGCAACGCCGACGAAGACGACGATCGCTCCGATCTGACCCTCGCCCAGGGCTGA